One genomic window of Xanthobacter dioxanivorans includes the following:
- a CDS encoding helix-turn-helix domain-containing protein — MTLSTGNQLRAARALADVEQKWLADKSGVSINTIRNMEARGAEPITSGAMTVRKVQLALEEAGIEFLNHGQPGVRLKGSAQS, encoded by the coding sequence ATGACCCTGAGCACCGGAAATCAGCTTCGTGCCGCTCGCGCCCTTGCGGACGTTGAGCAGAAATGGCTCGCCGACAAATCCGGCGTGAGCATCAACACCATTCGGAATATGGAGGCTCGCGGCGCCGAGCCGATCACAAGCGGCGCCATGACGGTGCGCAAGGTGCAACTCGCCCTTGAAGAAGCCGGCATCGAATTCCTGAACCACGGGCAGCCGGGGGTGAGGCTCAAGGGCAGTGCGCAGTCGTGA